From a region of the Candidatus Poribacteria bacterium genome:
- the nuoD gene encoding NADH dehydrogenase (quinone) subunit D, with the protein MQSGLERATGEKMVLNFGPQHPATHGTLRIVLELDGESILKATPHAGYLHTGFEKLGEHLDYNQYIVVTDRMNYLSPLSNNFGYVLAVEQLLGIEVPKRCQYIRILMAELSRVADHLLWLGTAALDLGAFSVFLYSFREREKLYSIFEKTTGARLTTSYTRVGGVLRDLYQGCEEDIQQFITDFPKALRETHTLLTRNRIWMDRTKGVGPISGEDAIDYGLTGPCLRATGVAHDLRKAEPYSSYDEVTFDVPVGTNGDAYDRYLVRMEEMIQSCGIIAQVLDNMPDGPVNSENNKIMLPNKEDAYGHIEGLIHHFKVIMDGHGVEVPKGDHYCATESPNGELGFYIVSDGSGTGYRIRIRPPSFLNFQALPHMLEGGMVSDTVAVLGSLNVIAGELDR; encoded by the coding sequence ATGCAAAGTGGGTTGGAACGCGCGACAGGCGAGAAGATGGTTCTCAACTTCGGTCCACAACATCCTGCAACGCACGGCACCCTTCGCATTGTGTTAGAACTCGACGGCGAATCCATTTTGAAGGCAACCCCGCACGCCGGTTACCTTCACACAGGATTTGAGAAACTCGGTGAACATCTGGATTACAACCAATACATCGTTGTAACGGACAGGATGAACTATCTGTCACCGCTGTCGAACAACTTCGGGTATGTGCTTGCAGTCGAGCAATTGCTCGGTATTGAGGTGCCGAAAAGGTGCCAATACATCCGTATTTTGATGGCAGAACTCTCAAGAGTCGCAGACCATCTGCTCTGGCTGGGGACCGCAGCACTGGATTTAGGGGCATTTTCAGTATTCCTCTACAGCTTCCGTGAACGTGAAAAATTGTACAGCATCTTTGAAAAAACAACAGGTGCGCGGTTGACAACCAGTTACACGCGTGTCGGCGGGGTCCTCCGAGACCTCTATCAAGGCTGCGAGGAAGATATCCAACAATTCATCACCGACTTCCCGAAGGCACTGCGAGAAACCCACACGCTACTCACCCGAAATCGTATCTGGATGGATCGCACGAAAGGCGTTGGCCCTATTTCAGGTGAGGATGCCATTGACTACGGTTTGACGGGTCCCTGTCTCCGGGCAACCGGCGTTGCGCACGACCTGCGTAAGGCTGAACCCTACTCCAGTTACGATGAGGTGACGTTTGATGTGCCCGTTGGCACTAACGGTGATGCCTATGACCGTTACCTCGTGCGAATGGAAGAAATGATTCAGAGTTGTGGTATCATTGCCCAAGTCCTCGATAATATGCCTGATGGACCGGTCAACTCCGAAAATAACAAAATTATGCTCCCGAATAAAGAGGACGCTTATGGACATATTGAGGGGTTAATCCATCATTTCAAAGTGATTATGGATGGACACGGTGTAGAGGTTCCAAAAGGCGATCACTACTGTGCAACTGAATCCCCGAACGGAGAACTCGGATTTTATATCGTCAGTGATGGGAGTGGAACGGGTTACCGTATCCGTATCCGTCCACCGAGTTTCTTGAATTTCCAAGCATTACCGCACATGTTGGAGGGCGGGATGGTCTCTGACACTGTGGCTGTGTTGGGAAGTCTGAACGTTATTGCCGGGGAGTTAGATCGCTAA
- a CDS encoding VOC family protein — protein sequence MELKGIMLFVKDMKGIIAFYRDVIGLTPDEDQPFPEHRFFRFNAGACTLCLHSASKPNEGRQKLMFHVESVSAVHQHIKSKGKRLRKLENNDGHAIFDIRDPEGNRIQFYGNY from the coding sequence ATGGAACTCAAAGGTATTATGCTCTTTGTCAAAGACATGAAGGGTATTATTGCATTTTACAGGGATGTCATTGGATTGACACCTGACGAAGACCAGCCGTTCCCAGAACACCGGTTTTTCCGCTTTAATGCAGGTGCTTGCACGTTGTGTCTCCATAGTGCCAGCAAACCCAACGAAGGAAGACAAAAACTGATGTTTCACGTTGAAAGCGTGAGTGCTGTTCACCAACACATAAAATCGAAAGGGAAACGATTACGAAAACTTGAAAATAACGATGGGCATGCCATTTTCGACATTCGCGATCCAGAAGGCAATCGTATTCAGTTTTACGGGAATTACTAA
- a CDS encoding NADH-quinone oxidoreductase subunit C: MNEEKEVEEQSKPLVLEKLEADYADALLAQDEVRGTAVAVVRKEHAYAVLEYLKTDPELAYTYLVDVTAVDNSEMESELMQFDYARFMVVYQLYSYQGQCRFRVKVPVHENDLSIPSVAGLWRAANWLERETYDMFGIHFEGHPDLRRILMPDDFEGYPLRKDYPLRGRGERERFNFDKQNV, translated from the coding sequence ATGAATGAAGAGAAAGAAGTCGAAGAACAGTCGAAACCTCTTGTCCTTGAAAAATTAGAGGCAGATTACGCAGACGCGCTTTTAGCACAGGATGAAGTCCGCGGCACCGCCGTCGCTGTTGTGCGTAAAGAACATGCTTACGCCGTTCTGGAATATCTGAAAACAGATCCCGAACTTGCCTATACCTACCTTGTCGATGTCACAGCGGTGGATAATTCGGAGATGGAATCGGAGTTAATGCAATTCGACTATGCCAGATTCATGGTCGTTTATCAGCTCTACTCCTATCAAGGACAGTGCCGTTTTCGGGTTAAAGTCCCTGTGCATGAAAACGACTTGAGCATCCCATCTGTTGCAGGCTTGTGGCGAGCGGCAAATTGGTTGGAACGCGAGACTTATGACATGTTTGGTATCCATTTTGAGGGGCACCCCGATCTGCGTCGGATCTTAATGCCAGACGACTTTGAGGGGTACCCACTCCGTAAGGATTACCCACTTCGAGGACGCGGCGAACGCGAACGGTTCAATTTTGACAAGCAGAATGTATAA
- a CDS encoding NADH-quinone oxidoreductase subunit A: MLIDYLPILLLGLFAVIFAAVNLALTHILGPKRPTPVKLSVYESGVRPVGDARQRFTIRFDLIAMLFIIFDIEVVFLYPWALVFKKFSETSGLFILIEMLVFIGILFLGYIYAWKKGGLTWD; encoded by the coding sequence ATGTTAATAGATTATCTTCCGATCTTACTGTTAGGGCTATTCGCTGTTATCTTTGCGGCGGTTAACCTTGCCCTGACGCATATTCTTGGTCCGAAACGCCCAACCCCCGTTAAACTCTCCGTGTACGAATCCGGGGTCCGCCCGGTTGGTGATGCGAGGCAGCGGTTTACCATCCGGTTCGACCTTATCGCGATGCTCTTCATCATCTTCGATATTGAAGTGGTGTTCCTCTATCCTTGGGCATTGGTCTTCAAGAAATTCTCTGAAACAAGTGGTTTGTTTATTTTAATTGAAATGCTGGTGTTTATCGGTATTCTTTTTCTCGGCTATATCTACGCTTGGAAGAAAGGAGGCTTAACATGGGATTAG
- a CDS encoding NADH-quinone oxidoreductase subunit B, whose protein sequence is MGLDFGPDTGQDGNIITTTIDKVVNWGRKNSLWPMPFGTACCAIEMMATLASKYDLSRFGSEAIRFSPRQSDLLIVSGRISIKMMPVLKRIYDQMPDPKWVISMGACASCGGVFDTYTLIQGVDQFIPVDVYIPGCPPRPEDLIDAVLQVQQKIDSGALPKGVEAVYE, encoded by the coding sequence ATGGGATTAGACTTTGGACCAGATACCGGACAGGACGGTAATATCATCACAACGACGATTGATAAGGTCGTCAACTGGGGACGAAAGAACTCTTTGTGGCCGATGCCGTTCGGTACGGCTTGCTGTGCGATTGAGATGATGGCAACTTTGGCTTCCAAATACGACCTCTCTCGATTTGGCTCTGAGGCGATCCGCTTTTCACCGCGCCAATCGGATCTCCTTATCGTCTCCGGCAGAATTTCCATCAAAATGATGCCGGTCTTGAAACGTATTTACGACCAGATGCCCGACCCGAAATGGGTAATCTCAATGGGAGCGTGTGCTTCTTGCGGCGGTGTGTTTGACACCTACACCCTTATCCAAGGTGTAGATCAGTTCATTCCTGTGGATGTCTATATTCCCGGATGCCCACCACGTCCCGAAGACCTGATTGATGCAGTGCTGCAGGTGCAGCAAAAAATTGATAGTGGTGCCTTACCTAAAGGAGTAGAGGCGGTTTATGAATGA